A single window of Nocardia sp. NBC_01327 DNA harbors:
- a CDS encoding ABC transporter permease has product MPIAWARLISPLVLIALWQLASATGVLSERKLASPATVVRTTRDLISDGTLTTALSVSLQRAAIGFVIGAVIGLALALAAGLSRVGEYLVDPPMQMLRTLPFYGLIPLFILWFGIGELPKIVLVAFGVAIPLYLNTFAGIRSVDGKLAELAQVQQLGRFGLVRHIVLPGALPQALVGLRQSLGIAWLALIVAEQVNADAGLGFMINNAREFLRTDVIVVGLLVYSLLGLVTDSAVRLIERRALSWRRSFLGT; this is encoded by the coding sequence GTGCCCATAGCCTGGGCGCGGCTCATCAGTCCACTGGTGTTGATCGCGCTCTGGCAGCTCGCCAGCGCTACCGGCGTGCTGTCCGAACGCAAACTGGCCTCACCGGCGACGGTGGTCCGCACGACCCGCGATCTCATTTCCGACGGCACGCTCACCACCGCACTCTCGGTATCGCTGCAGCGAGCGGCGATCGGTTTTGTCATCGGCGCCGTCATCGGCTTGGCGCTGGCGCTGGCCGCCGGACTGAGCCGGGTGGGTGAGTACCTGGTCGACCCGCCCATGCAGATGCTGCGGACGCTGCCGTTCTACGGCCTCATCCCGCTGTTCATCCTGTGGTTCGGCATCGGGGAGCTGCCCAAGATCGTGCTGGTCGCCTTCGGTGTGGCGATTCCGCTGTACCTCAATACCTTCGCCGGCATTCGCAGCGTCGACGGCAAACTCGCCGAGCTGGCACAGGTCCAGCAGCTCGGCCGCTTCGGCCTGGTCCGGCACATCGTGCTGCCGGGTGCGCTGCCGCAGGCGCTGGTCGGATTGCGCCAGTCCCTGGGCATCGCATGGCTGGCGCTGATCGTCGCCGAACAGGTGAATGCCGATGCGGGACTTGGCTTCATGATCAACAACGCCCGCGAATTCCTGCGCACCGATGTGATCGTGGTCGGCCTGCTGGTCTACAGCCTGCTGGGCCTGGTCACCGATTCGGCGGTCCGGTTGATCGAACGGAGGGCACTGTCATGGCGACGCAGCTTCCTGGGAACGTAA
- a CDS encoding ABC transporter ATP-binding protein: protein MATQLPGNVIGAARVRGLVRKFGDRRVLHGLDLDIQRGEFVALLGRSGSGKSTLLRALAGLDRETEGDLSVPGEVAVAFQEPRLVPWKRVAANITLGLRHQDPKAAGQAALAEVGLTGRADAWPLTLSGGEAQRASLARALVRDPDLLLLDEPFSALDALTRITIHNLVLELWARHRPGVLLVTHDVDEALLLADRALVLADGRIARELRIDLPRPRRRDHPDFLALRTSLLAELGVTPEGTDH from the coding sequence ATGGCGACGCAGCTTCCTGGGAACGTAATCGGCGCGGCCCGGGTTCGCGGACTGGTCAGGAAGTTCGGCGACCGCCGGGTACTGCACGGTCTCGATCTCGATATCCAGCGCGGCGAATTCGTAGCGCTGCTCGGGCGCAGCGGATCCGGAAAGTCCACGCTGCTACGGGCATTGGCGGGTCTGGACCGGGAGACCGAGGGTGATCTCTCGGTGCCCGGCGAGGTCGCCGTCGCCTTCCAGGAGCCGCGGCTGGTGCCGTGGAAACGGGTGGCCGCCAATATCACTCTCGGTCTGCGACACCAGGATCCGAAGGCCGCCGGACAGGCCGCGCTCGCCGAGGTCGGTCTCACCGGCCGCGCCGACGCCTGGCCGCTGACCCTCTCCGGCGGTGAGGCACAGCGGGCTTCGCTGGCGCGGGCGCTGGTGCGCGACCCGGATCTGCTGCTGCTGGACGAACCCTTCAGTGCACTGGATGCCCTGACCCGCATCACTATTCACAATCTCGTGCTGGAGCTGTGGGCTCGGCATCGGCCGGGTGTCCTGCTGGTCACCCACGATGTCGACGAGGCGCTGCTGCTCGCGGACCGGGCCCTGGTGCTGGCAGACGGGCGCATTGCCCGCGAACTGCGCATCGATCTGCCGCGACCGCGCCGCCGCGACCATCCCGACTTCCTCGCACTGCGCACAAGCTTGCTCGCCGAACTCGGCGTGACTCCGGAAGGAACTGATCACTGA
- a CDS encoding ABC transporter substrate-binding protein, which translates to MNTVTRRLFAAVAVTAALVTAACGSSDSDNNKGVNADGSVDLSQVTLRVADQKGIGLQALLEVSGQTKDLPYKLNWSTFTAGPPILEAINAGSVDIGGVGNAPPVFAAAAKSQIKIIASYSSGVKGQAILVPKGSALQDPKDLRGKKIAVTQGSSAHYQLLSVLSKNGLSFSDIQPQYLQPADALAALSTGAVDAWAVWDPYVAQAQAAGSRVLVDGEGYVRGDSFFVAGTKALDNKASSAALRDLLVRIQKAHAWIKANPEQWAKQSSTLTGLTYDVSLVAVQRGVYEHHPLDAPTISEEQSVADAFSAAKLIPGKVNINDYVDTRFNDRFNS; encoded by the coding sequence ATGAACACCGTCACCAGACGCCTGTTCGCCGCCGTTGCGGTCACCGCTGCCCTCGTCACCGCGGCCTGCGGGTCGAGCGACAGCGATAACAACAAGGGTGTGAATGCGGACGGCTCGGTTGATCTGTCACAGGTCACGCTGCGAGTCGCCGATCAGAAGGGCATCGGCCTGCAGGCCCTGCTCGAGGTCTCGGGCCAGACGAAGGACCTGCCGTACAAGCTCAACTGGTCCACCTTCACCGCGGGGCCGCCGATTCTGGAGGCCATCAATGCCGGGTCCGTGGACATCGGCGGCGTCGGCAATGCCCCGCCGGTGTTCGCGGCGGCCGCGAAATCGCAGATCAAGATCATCGCCTCGTACTCGTCCGGTGTGAAGGGCCAGGCCATCCTGGTGCCCAAGGGCTCGGCGCTGCAGGATCCGAAGGATCTGCGCGGCAAGAAGATCGCGGTGACGCAGGGCAGTTCGGCGCACTACCAGCTGCTCTCGGTGCTCTCCAAGAACGGTCTGAGCTTCTCCGATATCCAGCCGCAGTATCTGCAGCCCGCCGATGCGCTGGCCGCGCTGTCCACCGGTGCGGTGGATGCCTGGGCGGTCTGGGATCCGTATGTGGCGCAGGCCCAGGCCGCGGGCAGCCGGGTGCTGGTGGACGGTGAAGGTTATGTGCGCGGCGACAGCTTCTTCGTCGCCGGAACCAAGGCGCTGGACAACAAGGCCAGTTCGGCGGCGCTGCGGGATCTGCTGGTCCGTATCCAGAAGGCGCACGCGTGGATCAAGGCCAATCCCGAGCAGTGGGCCAAGCAGTCGTCGACTCTCACCGGCCTCACCTACGACGTCAGTCTGGTGGCCGTGCAGCGCGGGGTCTACGAGCATCATCCGCTGGACGCCCCGACGATTTCCGAGGAGCAGTCCGTAGCCGATGCCTTCAGCGCCGCGAAACTCATTCCCGGCAAGGTGAATATCAACGACTACGTGGACACCCGCTTCAACGACCGCTTCAACTCGTGA
- a CDS encoding LLM class flavin-dependent oxidoreductase, whose translation MSLTFHWFLPTSGDSRGLVVGGHGTPMSGDRPASLHYLNQVAAAAETNGFEGVLTPTGSWCEDAWLTTAMLAGTTDTLKFLVALRPGLMSPTLAAQMAGTFQRHSDGRLLINVVTGGEPADQRAYGDFADKETRYARTGEFLHVVKSLWESQEPFSFTGEHYRVENALLSNRPNPVPPVFFGGSSAPAGPVAARYADTYLTWGEPVLAVSRKLEWIRGLAVDHGRKLDYGLRIHVISRDTSEEAWGVADKLLAGIDPADIARVQASLAGSESEGQRRMVELHGGSLDRLEIAPNLWAGVGLVRGGAGTALVGSHEEVAERLVEYSKVGINHFVLSGYPHLEEAYWFGEGVLPILERKGLWQHPNRRPYIPAVTPFAGASSS comes from the coding sequence ATGAGCCTGACCTTCCACTGGTTCCTGCCCACCTCCGGTGACTCCCGCGGCCTCGTGGTCGGCGGGCACGGAACGCCCATGTCCGGTGATCGCCCGGCCTCCCTGCACTACCTCAATCAGGTTGCGGCAGCGGCCGAAACGAACGGTTTCGAGGGTGTGCTCACCCCGACCGGCTCGTGGTGCGAGGACGCCTGGCTGACCACCGCCATGCTGGCGGGCACCACCGACACGCTGAAGTTCCTGGTCGCCCTGCGCCCCGGGCTCATGAGCCCCACCCTCGCGGCGCAGATGGCGGGCACCTTCCAGCGGCATTCGGACGGGCGGCTGCTCATCAATGTGGTGACCGGTGGCGAACCGGCCGACCAGCGCGCCTACGGCGACTTCGCCGACAAGGAGACGCGCTACGCCCGCACCGGGGAATTCCTGCACGTGGTCAAGTCGCTGTGGGAATCGCAGGAGCCGTTCTCGTTCACCGGCGAGCACTATCGGGTCGAGAACGCGCTGCTGAGCAATCGGCCGAATCCGGTGCCGCCGGTGTTCTTCGGCGGCTCCTCCGCGCCCGCCGGTCCGGTCGCGGCCCGCTACGCCGACACCTATCTCACGTGGGGTGAGCCGGTGCTCGCCGTGAGCCGCAAGCTGGAGTGGATTCGCGGCCTGGCCGTGGATCACGGCCGCAAGCTGGACTACGGCCTGCGGATTCACGTGATCTCCCGCGATACCTCCGAGGAGGCCTGGGGCGTCGCCGACAAACTGCTCGCCGGCATCGATCCCGCCGATATCGCGCGCGTGCAGGCCAGCCTCGCCGGCAGTGAGTCCGAGGGCCAGCGGCGCATGGTGGAGCTGCACGGCGGCAGCCTGGACCGGCTGGAGATCGCGCCCAATCTGTGGGCGGGCGTCGGCCTGGTCCGCGGCGGCGCGGGCACCGCACTGGTCGGCTCGCACGAAGAGGTCGCCGAGCGGCTGGTGGAGTACTCGAAGGTCGGCATCAACCACTTCGTGCTCTCCGGTTACCCGCATCTGGAGGAGGCGTACTGGTTCGGCGAGGGTGTGCTGCCGATCCTGGAGCGAAAGGGTCTGTGGCAGCACCCGAATCGCCGCCCGTACATCCCCGCAGTGACCCCGTTCGCCGGAGCCTCGAGCAGCTAG
- a CDS encoding bifunctional metallophosphatase/5'-nucleotidase yields the protein MTGRRILGMCAALLSVALVAGCGSGDNAAPGGKPGAVPLISTNDLPAAQPGEVHLFAINDLHGNLQPPSGSNGKIGDYQAGGAAYLAAHLAELKAAYPADAIVSAGDNVGASPLISALFHDEPTIDFMNTVGVAASSVGNHEFDHGVQELRRLQQGGCAADGCSPGDPFSGAKFPYLAANVTDGNGQLPPGLKAWTMLDIGGHKIGVVGTVTPDTAHIVMPEGIRGYTFGDEPDAINKYVPEMKAAGAETIVALLHDGGAQHSEDGAQIDYNGCAGIDPGVTDLAKRTDAAVKVMLTAHSHQAYNCTINGKVVTQASSFGRLITDITLRFHDGTVDAKAVNRVVTRDIAPDPAATKLVDFFAAQVKSRADRVIGSATAPLPSAPDPAGDSPLGDVIADSMLAAMAPQQVVAAFMNPGGVRAGLTGGAITYEQAYTVQPFGNQVVAVALTGQQILSLLEQQWDNVSKPGVLSVAGITYAYSDTAPKGRKVIADSVHIGGQSLNPVALYRVSTNNFLASGGDGFSVFTQSRDTLVGPIDLDAMESYLRSRGTVEPPPARIEKR from the coding sequence ATGACCGGTCGACGGATCCTGGGGATGTGCGCGGCACTGCTGAGTGTGGCGCTGGTGGCCGGTTGCGGCTCCGGTGACAATGCCGCACCGGGCGGTAAGCCCGGTGCGGTACCGCTGATTTCGACGAATGACCTGCCGGCGGCCCAGCCGGGTGAGGTGCATCTGTTCGCCATCAACGATCTGCACGGGAATCTGCAGCCGCCGAGCGGAAGCAATGGCAAGATCGGCGACTACCAGGCCGGTGGCGCCGCGTATCTCGCGGCGCACCTGGCCGAGCTGAAGGCCGCGTATCCGGCCGACGCGATCGTGTCCGCCGGTGACAATGTCGGCGCCAGCCCGCTCATCTCGGCGCTGTTCCACGATGAGCCGACCATCGACTTCATGAATACCGTCGGCGTGGCCGCCTCCTCGGTGGGCAATCACGAATTCGACCACGGTGTGCAGGAATTGCGGCGGTTGCAGCAGGGCGGGTGCGCCGCCGACGGCTGCTCGCCGGGAGATCCCTTCTCCGGAGCCAAGTTTCCGTATCTGGCCGCCAATGTCACCGACGGCAACGGTCAGCTGCCGCCGGGGCTGAAGGCGTGGACCATGCTCGACATCGGCGGGCACAAGATCGGTGTGGTCGGTACGGTCACGCCCGATACCGCGCACATCGTGATGCCGGAGGGGATTCGGGGCTACACCTTCGGCGACGAGCCCGATGCCATCAATAAATACGTCCCGGAAATGAAGGCGGCGGGTGCGGAGACCATTGTCGCGCTGCTGCACGACGGCGGCGCGCAACACAGCGAGGACGGCGCGCAGATCGACTACAACGGTTGTGCCGGAATCGATCCCGGCGTCACGGATCTGGCGAAGCGCACCGATGCGGCGGTCAAGGTCATGCTCACCGCGCACAGTCATCAGGCCTACAACTGCACCATCAACGGCAAGGTGGTCACCCAGGCCTCGTCCTTCGGCCGTCTCATCACCGATATCACCCTGCGCTTCCACGACGGGACGGTCGATGCGAAAGCGGTGAACCGGGTTGTCACCCGCGATATCGCGCCCGATCCGGCAGCGACCAAGCTGGTCGATTTCTTTGCCGCACAGGTGAAATCGCGTGCCGATCGAGTCATCGGCAGTGCCACCGCACCGCTGCCCAGCGCGCCGGATCCGGCCGGGGATTCCCCGCTCGGCGATGTCATCGCCGATTCCATGCTGGCGGCCATGGCGCCGCAGCAGGTGGTGGCCGCCTTCATGAATCCCGGTGGGGTGCGGGCGGGTTTGACCGGCGGCGCCATCACCTACGAGCAGGCGTACACCGTGCAGCCCTTCGGAAACCAGGTCGTCGCCGTCGCGCTCACCGGCCAGCAGATCCTGAGTCTGCTGGAACAGCAGTGGGACAATGTCAGCAAGCCCGGCGTGCTGTCGGTGGCGGGCATTACCTATGCCTATTCCGATACCGCGCCCAAGGGCCGCAAGGTGATCGCCGACAGCGTCCACATCGGCGGCCAGTCCCTGAATCCCGTTGCGCTCTACCGGGTATCGACCAATAACTTCCTGGCGTCCGGTGGTGACGGCTTCTCGGTCTTCACCCAGAGTCGCGATACCCTGGTCGGCCCCATCGATCTGGATGCGATGGAGTCGTATCTGCGGAGCCGTGGAACCGTCGAGCCCCCACCGGCCCGCATCGAGAAGCGCTGA
- a CDS encoding oxygenase MpaB family protein, producing the protein MTSGKVPATMEVAAAGAIPTEFRYWERRGDPRVQRARRAWRTVFRFDPQPSDELVRTFGEAYYQADPVAEAFVDEVYLGDIGPKAGRALLDRALAHGIDSVPDPPPTLIRLFEEFESAPDWLDPDLVAQGATVFRRWGTSVFSFATTSTLEMYSESSITKPLSYAGGYAGDKAHKRQLETVRFWIDVSEPGGLAPGARGRQTAMRVRIMHVFIRRKLMQRPEWDSAAWGVPISIGDATLTLMGGSVVPGLALWSIGHQTTIREIEATLHFWRYVGHLLGVQPAWYPQNFRESVQLMFAAFVKRAHTAGADGEELVESYLPAFAPKPNTPWPRRIRDEFNYRVQIGYTAFWLPPATYARHRMPRRFPWVLHPIVQAPLVFGAETLRRTVPGLDAVADRVQRHRREQWYRNEVGDRDAEFTPVEKFRR; encoded by the coding sequence ATGACCAGCGGTAAGGTTCCGGCGACCATGGAAGTCGCTGCGGCAGGCGCGATTCCGACCGAATTCCGATACTGGGAGCGGCGCGGCGATCCACGGGTCCAGCGCGCCCGCCGCGCCTGGCGCACCGTGTTCCGCTTCGATCCACAGCCGTCCGACGAGCTGGTACGCACCTTCGGCGAGGCCTACTATCAGGCCGATCCGGTGGCGGAGGCGTTTGTCGACGAGGTCTACCTCGGAGACATCGGGCCGAAAGCGGGCCGCGCCCTGCTGGATCGGGCCCTGGCGCACGGCATCGACTCGGTCCCGGACCCGCCGCCGACGCTCATCCGCCTGTTCGAGGAGTTCGAATCCGCCCCGGACTGGCTCGACCCCGATCTGGTCGCCCAGGGCGCCACGGTGTTCCGCCGCTGGGGCACCTCGGTTTTCAGCTTCGCGACCACCAGCACCCTGGAGATGTACTCGGAGAGCTCCATCACCAAACCGCTCTCGTACGCGGGCGGCTACGCCGGGGACAAGGCGCACAAACGTCAATTGGAGACCGTCCGCTTCTGGATCGACGTCTCCGAACCCGGCGGCCTCGCCCCGGGTGCACGCGGGCGGCAGACCGCCATGCGGGTCCGGATCATGCACGTGTTCATCCGCCGCAAGCTCATGCAGCGCCCCGAATGGGATTCCGCCGCCTGGGGTGTGCCGATCAGTATCGGCGATGCCACCCTCACCCTCATGGGCGGCAGCGTGGTGCCGGGTCTGGCGCTGTGGAGCATCGGACATCAGACCACGATCCGGGAAATCGAAGCGACACTGCACTTCTGGCGCTATGTGGGTCATCTGCTCGGTGTGCAGCCCGCGTGGTATCCGCAGAACTTCCGGGAGTCGGTGCAGCTCATGTTCGCGGCCTTCGTCAAGCGCGCCCATACCGCGGGCGCGGATGGCGAGGAGCTGGTCGAGTCCTATCTTCCGGCCTTCGCACCGAAGCCGAATACACCGTGGCCCAGACGGATTCGTGACGAGTTCAACTACCGGGTCCAGATCGGCTACACCGCGTTCTGGCTGCCCCCGGCTACCTACGCGCGTCACCGGATGCCGCGCCGCTTTCCCTGGGTGCTGCATCCGATCGTGCAGGCGCCCCTGGTCTTCGGCGCGGAAACACTGCGCCGCACCGTTCCCGGACTCGATGCGGTCGCCGACCGGGTGCAGCGCCACCGCCGAGAACAGTGGTACCGCAATGAAGTCGGCGACCGGGATGCCGAATTCACCCCGGTGGAAAAGTTCCGCCGCTAG
- a CDS encoding TetR/AcrR family transcriptional regulator → MAETPAVRRKKPSQERARETRERILDSAAQLFAEFGIAETSTNLIAAHAHMSIGSLYRYFDDKAAIVEILRGRLLTELEECFTEAVLGSLGLPLRESVAGSLRVIMRALTERQRLVRALAAEATVAGIGFGGLERRLLLLTRAYLLQQLGPRPDDELDTRAFVMVNAGLAASLRIALQPPPGLDPDRLIDETANMFADWLSAGA, encoded by the coding sequence ATGGCTGAAACACCCGCTGTCCGGCGCAAGAAGCCGAGTCAGGAGCGCGCACGGGAGACCCGGGAGCGGATTCTCGACTCGGCCGCTCAGCTTTTCGCCGAATTCGGAATCGCCGAAACCTCCACCAATCTCATCGCCGCGCACGCGCATATGAGCATCGGATCGCTCTACCGCTACTTCGACGACAAGGCCGCCATTGTCGAGATTCTGCGCGGACGGCTGCTCACCGAACTCGAGGAATGCTTCACCGAAGCGGTGCTCGGCAGTCTGGGCCTGCCGCTGCGTGAATCGGTTGCCGGCAGCCTGCGCGTGATCATGCGCGCACTCACAGAACGTCAGCGTTTGGTGCGCGCCCTCGCCGCCGAGGCCACCGTCGCGGGCATCGGCTTCGGCGGACTCGAACGCCGGCTCCTGCTGCTCACCCGCGCGTATCTGCTGCAGCAACTCGGTCCGCGCCCCGACGACGAACTCGACACCCGCGCCTTCGTCATGGTGAATGCGGGCCTGGCCGCGAGCCTTCGGATCGCGCTGCAACCACCGCCGGGCCTCGACCCGGACCGCCTCATCGACGAAACCGCGAATATGTTCGCCGACTGGCTCAGCGCCGGCGCCTGA
- a CDS encoding HD domain-containing protein — protein sequence MTTVEDLMTLLAECEDAWDMPDRSGDPVDILDHDRQCAELLRRQFPDDEELQVAGLVHDIGHVLFPGDDAGHGRHGADAVRGFLGPRVARLVELHVTAKRYLAATDAVHTAALSSSSQRTLIAQGGPMTSEEITAFEADPDFTAALALRRADDAGKVIGLTVQSLDSWQPVIARVAAQLG from the coding sequence ATGACAACGGTCGAGGACCTCATGACCCTGCTGGCCGAGTGCGAGGACGCCTGGGACATGCCCGACCGCAGTGGCGACCCGGTCGACATTCTCGACCATGACCGTCAGTGCGCCGAACTGCTGCGCCGGCAGTTCCCGGACGATGAGGAACTCCAGGTCGCCGGGCTCGTGCACGATATCGGCCACGTGCTGTTCCCCGGTGACGATGCCGGGCACGGCCGTCACGGCGCCGACGCCGTGCGCGGCTTCCTCGGCCCCCGGGTGGCTCGGCTGGTCGAACTGCACGTCACCGCCAAGCGCTACCTCGCCGCCACCGATGCGGTTCACACCGCAGCCCTCTCCTCGTCCAGTCAGCGCACGCTCATCGCCCAGGGTGGGCCTATGACTTCCGAGGAAATCACCGCCTTCGAAGCCGACCCCGACTTCACCGCCGCCTTGGCCCTGCGCCGCGCCGACGACGCCGGCAAAGTCATCGGTCTGACGGTGCAATCGCTGGATTCGTGGCAGCCGGTAATCGCCCGGGTAGCAGCACAGTTGGGATAG
- a CDS encoding LysR family transcriptional regulator has protein sequence MSLSPRVPDLAALDLLLSVIELGSLGRAAKAHGISQPSASSRIRYLEQLVGMPVLERTTLGSRPTAAGALIAEWARDVVDAAARLDAGIDTLRAQRDSRLRVAASQTIAEYLFPKWLMALRTRMPDTSIALESGNSAEVVRAVLDGRAGIGFVESPQVPAELESHRVARDRLVVVVGAGHRWARGGAVTAQELAGTALIYRESGSGTRISFERAMTRVIPDWEPTVALELSSTTAIKTAVADGMAPAVLSSLAVARELAEGVLVSPEVTGLDLHRDLRAVWPRGQRPTGPARDLYAIASRPV, from the coding sequence ATGTCGCTATCACCTCGGGTGCCCGATCTTGCCGCGCTGGATCTGCTGCTCTCGGTGATCGAGCTGGGGAGTTTGGGGCGGGCGGCGAAGGCGCACGGGATCAGTCAGCCGTCGGCCAGTTCGCGGATCAGGTATCTGGAGCAATTGGTGGGGATGCCGGTGCTGGAGCGGACCACGCTGGGGTCGCGGCCGACGGCGGCGGGGGCGCTGATCGCGGAGTGGGCGCGGGATGTGGTCGATGCGGCCGCTCGGCTGGATGCGGGCATCGACACCCTGCGGGCACAGCGGGATTCGCGGCTGCGCGTGGCGGCCAGTCAGACCATTGCCGAATACCTGTTCCCGAAATGGCTGATGGCCCTGCGCACTCGCATGCCGGACACCTCCATTGCCCTGGAATCCGGGAATTCGGCCGAGGTGGTGCGCGCAGTGCTGGACGGTCGTGCCGGAATCGGCTTTGTGGAGAGCCCACAGGTCCCCGCTGAGCTGGAGAGTCATCGGGTGGCGCGTGATCGCCTGGTGGTCGTGGTGGGTGCCGGACATCGCTGGGCGCGCGGCGGTGCTGTCACCGCGCAGGAGCTGGCGGGAACGGCGCTCATCTACCGGGAATCCGGCTCCGGCACCCGAATCTCGTTCGAGCGAGCCATGACTCGCGTTATTCCGGACTGGGAACCCACCGTGGCCCTCGAACTGTCCTCCACCACGGCCATCAAGACCGCCGTCGCCGACGGCATGGCCCCGGCGGTGCTCAGCTCGCTGGCGGTGGCGCGGGAATTGGCCGAGGGCGTGCTGGTATCGCCCGAAGTGACCGGTTTGGACCTGCATCGGGACCTGCGCGCGGTGTGGCCCAGGGGGCAGCGCCCCACCGGTCCCGCCCGCGATCTCTACGCCATCGCGAGCCGTCCGGTCTGA